In Mycolicibacterium phocaicum, one DNA window encodes the following:
- a CDS encoding DUF4012 domain-containing protein produces MPDNADSAVADAPETPNHRKWLQRHRRSVVLTVLTLGLLLGLVSWLAVEAFSAKQNLQQARSEAMQAKDALSKGHADAAVQHANAVQAHARKASDATESIPWALAAKLPWLGSPFETGQQMSKVILGFANDVLTPASHIGLALAPDKLFAGSRLDVHTLRNEEPTLARLSLEAKRFDAEAKAVTKPAYLSEVADARDKLQSQISTVARILDTAALAARIAPAMMGADGPTTYFMGFQTNAEARGTGGITGGFGILHFDDGAPSVSTLGPDNDLSGLFQPVDLGPEYSAEYAWANAGTDIRNSNMSSHFPYAAQIWRSMWAQKSGSNVDGAIAIDPVALSYILGAIGHVTMPDGEEITKDNVVQLTESTAYSRFPLDQSARKQYLQDIAAEIVKKMTSSIQSPHQLLAALGKAVGERRIAVWSSSEISQALLEQTPLAHQIPDDAAPYAEFVANNLAGNKMDYYLKREITYTADQCGGPTRNSTVTLKLTNDAPDTELPDYVAGVGGLSSNVKLTMPRGSMLTSIKLIATKGSKLETAFANGQLAPVFAGVERGHPVFELQVVIPPKQSGVLTFHLTEPTSPGAARVPIQPLIDHVVPDVRVPNCR; encoded by the coding sequence GTGCCGGACAACGCTGACTCCGCGGTGGCTGACGCCCCGGAAACCCCCAACCACAGGAAATGGTTGCAGCGACATCGCCGCTCGGTCGTCTTGACGGTGTTGACACTCGGCTTGTTGTTGGGCCTCGTGAGCTGGTTGGCAGTGGAAGCCTTCTCGGCAAAACAGAATTTGCAGCAAGCGCGGTCGGAAGCAATGCAGGCTAAAGACGCCCTGTCGAAGGGGCATGCCGACGCAGCTGTGCAGCATGCCAACGCCGTACAGGCTCACGCCCGGAAAGCCAGCGATGCCACAGAGTCCATTCCGTGGGCGTTGGCCGCCAAACTGCCGTGGTTGGGCAGCCCTTTCGAAACCGGCCAGCAGATGTCGAAAGTCATCCTCGGATTTGCCAATGACGTGTTGACACCCGCCTCACACATCGGGCTGGCCCTGGCACCGGACAAGCTATTTGCAGGCAGTCGTCTGGACGTACACACGCTGCGGAACGAAGAGCCCACGCTTGCCAGATTATCGTTGGAAGCCAAACGATTTGACGCGGAGGCAAAGGCAGTCACCAAGCCCGCATATCTCTCCGAAGTCGCCGACGCCCGAGACAAACTACAAAGTCAAATCTCCACGGTTGCGAGGATTCTGGATACCGCCGCGCTCGCTGCACGTATAGCACCGGCGATGATGGGCGCAGATGGTCCTACCACCTATTTCATGGGATTCCAGACGAACGCTGAGGCCCGTGGCACGGGCGGCATTACAGGCGGTTTTGGCATCTTGCACTTCGACGACGGCGCACCAAGCGTCAGCACACTCGGCCCTGACAACGATCTTTCCGGCCTATTCCAGCCAGTCGACCTAGGGCCCGAGTACTCGGCCGAATATGCGTGGGCCAATGCCGGCACTGACATCCGCAATAGCAATATGAGCTCGCACTTTCCATACGCGGCGCAGATTTGGCGGTCGATGTGGGCACAGAAGTCGGGATCGAACGTTGACGGCGCAATCGCGATTGACCCCGTCGCATTGAGTTACATCCTCGGCGCCATCGGCCACGTCACGATGCCTGACGGCGAAGAAATAACGAAAGACAACGTGGTCCAGTTGACGGAGTCGACCGCCTACAGCCGCTTTCCTTTGGACCAGAGCGCGCGCAAGCAGTACCTGCAGGACATCGCCGCCGAAATCGTGAAGAAGATGACTTCTTCCATACAATCGCCACACCAGCTGCTCGCCGCTCTCGGAAAAGCGGTGGGCGAACGGCGGATCGCAGTCTGGAGTTCCTCCGAGATCTCTCAGGCACTCCTAGAGCAGACGCCCCTGGCACACCAGATTCCCGATGACGCAGCACCCTACGCTGAGTTCGTTGCCAACAACCTGGCCGGCAACAAGATGGACTACTACCTGAAGAGAGAGATCACCTACACGGCCGATCAATGCGGAGGGCCCACGCGAAACTCCACCGTAACACTCAAATTGACAAATGACGCCCCCGACACGGAATTACCGGATTACGTTGCAGGCGTTGGAGGTCTGAGCTCTAACGTCAAGCTGACGATGCCAAGGGGCTCAATGCTGACTTCTATCAAACTGATAGCGACAAAAGGTTCCAAGTTGGAGACCGCATTCGCGAACGGCCAATTGGCGCCGGTCTTCGCAGGCGTCGAGCGCGGGCATCCAGTGTTCGAACTTCAAGTAGTCATCCCTCCCAAGCAGTCTGGGGTCCTCACCTTTCACCTAACCGAGCCGACATCCCCCGGCGCCGCACGGGTTCCAATTCAGCCACTTATCGACCATGTCGTTCCCGACGTTCGTGTACCTAACTGCCGTTAG
- a CDS encoding acyltransferase, with amino-acid sequence MAIKSPRLRMMFAVAAAVAPQRVKHFIYRQVFGWDIHPTARFGLSVINVDHLSAAEGVEISHLNMIKGCDHVLLGVRATIGPLNWITSPPRSAGFFPASPQRRPGLDLGDEAAITTRHILYCSDEVVIEPYAILGGLRSLVVTHGPDYITCRQLTAPVRIGHHSIVAASCTLLAGSSVPPRCIVAAGTTVPRPLEDELTLYAGTPARKVKKLPEDAGLFHRKLGRFL; translated from the coding sequence ATGGCGATCAAGTCACCGCGACTACGCATGATGTTCGCGGTAGCCGCTGCCGTCGCACCCCAGCGGGTAAAGCACTTCATCTACCGACAGGTATTCGGCTGGGACATTCACCCCACTGCACGCTTCGGACTGTCCGTGATCAACGTCGACCACCTGAGCGCAGCGGAGGGCGTCGAGATATCGCACCTGAACATGATCAAAGGATGCGACCACGTGCTCCTGGGAGTGCGAGCGACGATCGGGCCGCTGAACTGGATTACCTCGCCACCCCGGTCGGCCGGCTTCTTTCCCGCCTCGCCTCAACGGCGACCGGGACTAGACCTAGGCGACGAGGCCGCGATCACAACGCGGCACATCTTGTACTGCTCTGACGAGGTTGTGATCGAGCCGTACGCAATCCTGGGCGGGCTGCGGAGCCTCGTAGTCACACATGGGCCGGACTACATAACCTGTCGCCAGCTGACGGCGCCGGTCCGAATCGGCCACCACTCCATCGTTGCCGCCAGCTGCACATTGCTTGCAGGGAGCTCCGTCCCACCGCGCTGCATTGTGGCCGCTGGCACGACTGTGCCCAGGCCGCTGGAAGATGAATTGACCCTCTATGCGGGGACACCTGCCCGCAAGGTCAAGAAGCTGCCCGAGGATGCCGGGCTCTTTCATCGCAAGCTGGGACGCTTTCTCTAG
- a CDS encoding class I SAM-dependent methyltransferase gives MNSRDLLHRFYPESNVSGFSHADGMVTFYAQIASVLKPTDIVLDFGSGRGEPLLDDEVAFRRNLSNLQGRCARLDGCDIDDAVLEHPFLDAAKVIQVGAPLPYSDSQFDLIVARWVFEHIDDPLFTAHELIRILKPGGLIAAITPNKFGYLALSARSVPNKLHTRTLAAVQPGRKPQDVFPTRYKLNRRSTLQQTFGDSADVFVAYGSSEPAYHFGNPFLYRGVKWLDKHLPETFQPILFAYIRKKPRA, from the coding sequence TTGAACAGCCGCGACTTATTGCATCGCTTTTATCCCGAGTCTAATGTGAGCGGATTCAGCCATGCCGACGGCATGGTGACGTTTTACGCCCAAATCGCTTCTGTCCTCAAACCGACTGACATTGTCCTCGATTTCGGATCTGGCCGCGGCGAACCATTGCTAGACGATGAGGTTGCCTTCCGTCGCAACCTGTCAAACCTTCAGGGAAGATGTGCCCGTCTGGATGGCTGCGACATCGACGATGCAGTGCTTGAGCACCCATTCCTTGATGCAGCCAAAGTGATACAGGTTGGCGCTCCGCTTCCTTATTCGGATTCGCAGTTCGACTTGATCGTCGCCCGCTGGGTATTCGAGCATATTGACGATCCGCTATTTACGGCTCATGAATTGATTCGAATCCTGAAGCCCGGGGGCCTCATCGCCGCGATTACACCGAACAAGTTTGGATATCTCGCGCTTTCCGCCAGATCGGTACCGAATAAGCTACACACTCGAACGTTGGCAGCTGTTCAGCCTGGGCGCAAGCCTCAAGACGTGTTCCCGACCCGCTACAAGCTGAACAGAAGGTCGACGCTGCAACAGACATTTGGCGACTCCGCCGATGTTTTCGTTGCGTACGGCTCGTCAGAACCCGCATATCATTTTGGCAATCCATTTCTCTATCGAGGCGTGAAGTGGCTCGACAAACATCTGCCGGAAACCTTCCAGCCGATTCTTTTTGCATACATTAGGAAAAAGCCGCGAGCCTAG
- a CDS encoding glycosyl hydrolase family 28-related protein, whose amino-acid sequence MRRDDSLNDQPGRSGLSRRMVFTSGIAAAFGSAIASCTKPRPPSEPPPTLDATSGQISIGGQPVAGFAVVTDRQFEGGADPQAKRDSGPAIRAAVATGKPVYLPPGAYLYSGPGIDHHSPVIVGAGQGSTTVTLSPDTHFIDSNQRWLRLNLTGIRFNGGIGHVRNRYRDSNVNDFHVVSDCAFIGYSGCSISTNSVDNPYWKINRNIFRAANFGTSMGIALSGLTDGTSIADNSFLSNRVHIKLCEGGNNTYITNNDFLRFGPPEGFPRTDVWFVPAQTDVNAGGGMVLSRCKFGNENLDSHDHHIVYADESSGDWNGGRWPLLEQASARWITGHTITDVYSNGIGDNARIPLIRSTTSNIVGGSYGPITQGGNSGASILSTIEPLRDNGISNRFGPLLRANSILGPLPELVVSDHN is encoded by the coding sequence GTGCGCCGCGACGACTCGCTCAACGACCAGCCTGGCCGATCAGGGTTGTCCAGGCGGATGGTCTTCACGTCGGGTATAGCCGCGGCCTTCGGAAGTGCGATTGCGAGTTGCACCAAACCCCGCCCCCCTTCTGAACCGCCACCCACACTTGATGCCACGAGTGGGCAGATCTCAATCGGCGGCCAACCCGTGGCCGGATTCGCGGTTGTCACGGACAGGCAATTCGAAGGTGGAGCCGATCCCCAAGCGAAAAGAGATTCGGGACCGGCGATCCGCGCGGCAGTTGCCACGGGCAAGCCCGTGTATCTACCACCCGGCGCATATCTTTACAGTGGACCGGGCATCGATCACCACTCGCCGGTCATTGTTGGTGCCGGGCAAGGTTCGACGACCGTCACGTTGTCACCGGATACCCATTTCATCGACTCGAACCAGCGCTGGTTACGTCTCAACCTGACTGGTATCCGCTTTAACGGCGGAATCGGCCATGTGCGCAATAGGTACCGCGATTCGAACGTCAACGATTTTCATGTGGTCTCAGATTGCGCCTTCATCGGCTACAGCGGTTGCAGTATCTCGACGAACAGCGTCGATAATCCGTACTGGAAGATCAACCGCAACATCTTTCGGGCGGCCAACTTCGGCACATCGATGGGAATCGCGCTTTCCGGACTCACCGATGGAACGTCCATCGCCGATAACTCATTTCTCTCGAACCGGGTGCACATCAAACTTTGCGAGGGCGGCAACAACACCTACATCACCAACAACGACTTCCTCCGATTCGGCCCTCCCGAAGGATTCCCTCGCACAGACGTTTGGTTCGTACCCGCGCAGACTGATGTGAACGCCGGCGGCGGAATGGTCTTGAGCCGCTGCAAGTTCGGCAATGAAAACCTCGACTCCCATGATCACCACATCGTCTACGCGGACGAGTCGTCTGGTGACTGGAACGGTGGCCGCTGGCCCCTCCTCGAGCAGGCATCTGCGCGCTGGATCACCGGCCATACCATCACTGACGTCTATTCGAACGGCATTGGTGACAACGCCCGCATTCCCCTTATCCGATCTACGACGTCGAACATCGTCGGAGGTTCGTACGGCCCCATCACTCAGGGCGGTAACTCCGGAGCCTCGATATTGTCCACAATTGAACCGCTGCGCGATAACGGCATCAGTAATCGTTTCGGTCCGCTATTACGCGCCAATAGCATTTTGGGCCCCCTTCCGGAACTTGTTGTTTCCGACCACAACTGA
- a CDS encoding ATP-binding protein — MTTTARGATDPIGADLLRLLKALKLGALADTLPERAALARQHKLSHIGFLETLLADEVSRRESRSAALRAAKAGLDPSMRFDTWTAHGDLRYDRTLLGDLTSLRFLDAGQSAIVLGPVGVGKTHLATALGNMAIRRRHTVVFGRADKLFTRLRAARLDHTVDAEIRRLAAVDVLIIDDFALRPLDATETSDFYEIVVERHRAKTTIMTSNREPAEWLTMTADTLLAQSAIDRLTSAAHTLVIEGPSYRQRTRPQLDPDPADEHPQ; from the coding sequence ATGACTACCACCGCCCGTGGAGCTACCGACCCGATCGGCGCTGATCTGCTCCGACTGCTCAAAGCCCTCAAGCTCGGTGCACTGGCTGACACCCTGCCCGAACGCGCCGCCTTGGCCCGACAACACAAACTCAGCCACATCGGCTTCCTGGAAACACTGCTGGCTGACGAGGTCTCCCGACGCGAATCCCGCTCCGCGGCACTACGAGCGGCCAAAGCCGGACTCGATCCGAGCATGCGGTTTGATACCTGGACCGCCCACGGCGACCTGCGCTATGACCGCACCCTGCTCGGTGATCTCACCTCGCTACGGTTCCTCGATGCCGGCCAGTCCGCGATCGTCCTCGGGCCCGTCGGCGTTGGCAAGACGCATCTGGCAACAGCATTGGGAAACATGGCTATTCGACGCAGACACACCGTCGTGTTCGGCCGCGCCGACAAACTGTTCACCCGGCTGCGCGCCGCCCGCCTCGACCACACCGTCGACGCCGAGATCCGCCGCCTGGCCGCCGTCGACGTTCTGATCATCGACGACTTCGCGCTACGCCCCCTCGACGCCACCGAAACCAGCGACTTCTACGAAATCGTCGTCGAGCGCCACCGCGCCAAGACCACGATCATGACGTCGAACCGCGAGCCCGCCGAATGGCTGACCATGACCGCCGACACCCTGCTCGCCCAATCAGCCATCGACCGACTGACCTCCGCCGCGCACACCCTGGTCATCGAAGGACCGTCCTACCGCCAACGGACCCGCCCTCAGCTTGACCCAGACCCCGCCGACGAGCATCCTCAATAA
- the istA gene encoding IS21 family transposase — protein MAFREVSVNEIREVLRVWLGVVGLPAPGYRSIAAHCGLDRKTVRRYVEAAQAAGLRRDADVSAVDDALIGMVAEAVRPVRPDGHGAAWEQLVGFEDQITAWVAGTGEHRPLTVTKIHTLLARQGCVVPYRTLHRFASQRCGFGRKDLTVRVADGDPGVECQVDFGYLGMLTDAADGRRRKVHALIFTAVYSRHMFVWLSYSQTLAAVIAGCEAAWEFFGGVFAVLIPDNLKPVIAAADAVNPQFSQGWLDYAGHSGFLTDPARVASPKDKPRVERAVQYVRRNFWDGETFTSLQQAQDAATAWCRDTAGTRTHGTTCARPLEVFTDEEQPRLLAVPQVYDVPVFKTVKVHRDFHAEVAKALYSLPECWIGQYLDVRADTELVKFYRRGVLVKVHPRQPAGGRSTDPADLPEHKTGYALRDVTTLIATCAAHGPNVGIYAERILDDRLPWTKMRTVYRLLGLVRRYGADRVEQACSLSLDLDVVSVNKIASMLERATETSSPALPKAVGHTATRFARDPSEFNSTPTSLTIVSEENR, from the coding sequence ATGGCTTTTCGGGAGGTCAGTGTGAATGAGATCAGGGAAGTGCTGCGGGTGTGGCTGGGGGTGGTGGGACTGCCGGCGCCGGGGTACCGCAGCATTGCCGCGCATTGCGGCCTGGACCGCAAGACGGTGCGCCGCTACGTCGAGGCCGCCCAGGCGGCGGGTTTGCGTCGCGACGCCGACGTCAGCGCGGTCGATGATGCGTTGATCGGGATGGTTGCCGAGGCGGTGCGTCCGGTGCGCCCCGATGGCCACGGGGCGGCGTGGGAGCAGCTGGTGGGCTTCGAAGATCAGATCACCGCCTGGGTGGCCGGCACCGGTGAGCATCGGCCGTTGACGGTCACGAAGATCCACACCCTGTTGGCCCGGCAGGGGTGTGTGGTGCCGTATCGGACGTTGCACCGATTCGCCAGCCAGCGTTGCGGTTTCGGCCGCAAAGACCTCACGGTGCGGGTCGCTGATGGCGATCCCGGAGTGGAGTGCCAGGTCGACTTCGGCTACCTGGGGATGCTCACCGACGCTGCTGACGGGCGCCGCCGCAAGGTGCACGCGCTGATCTTCACCGCGGTGTACTCCCGGCACATGTTCGTGTGGTTGTCGTACTCGCAGACCCTGGCCGCGGTGATCGCCGGCTGCGAGGCGGCCTGGGAGTTCTTCGGCGGGGTGTTCGCCGTGCTGATCCCCGACAACCTCAAACCGGTGATCGCCGCCGCGGACGCGGTCAACCCGCAGTTCAGCCAGGGCTGGCTGGACTACGCCGGGCATAGCGGGTTTCTGACCGACCCCGCCAGGGTGGCCTCGCCGAAAGACAAGCCACGGGTGGAACGCGCCGTGCAGTACGTGCGGCGAAACTTCTGGGACGGAGAAACATTCACCAGTCTGCAGCAGGCGCAGGACGCCGCCACAGCGTGGTGTCGTGACACTGCGGGCACCCGCACCCACGGCACCACCTGCGCACGCCCGCTGGAGGTGTTCACCGACGAAGAGCAGCCCCGGCTGTTGGCGGTGCCGCAGGTCTATGACGTGCCGGTGTTCAAGACGGTCAAGGTCCACCGCGACTTCCACGCCGAGGTCGCCAAGGCCCTGTATTCGCTGCCCGAATGCTGGATCGGTCAGTACCTGGACGTGCGCGCCGACACCGAGCTGGTGAAGTTCTATCGCCGCGGCGTGCTGGTCAAGGTCCATCCCCGCCAACCGGCCGGTGGGCGCAGCACCGACCCCGCTGATCTGCCCGAACACAAGACCGGCTACGCGCTGCGCGATGTGACGACATTGATCGCCACCTGCGCCGCGCACGGCCCCAACGTCGGGATCTACGCCGAACGCATCCTCGATGACCGGCTGCCCTGGACGAAGATGCGTACCGTCTACCGGCTGCTGGGTCTGGTGCGCCGCTACGGCGCCGACCGGGTCGAACAGGCCTGTTCATTGTCGCTGGATCTCGATGTCGTCTCGGTGAACAAGATCGCCTCCATGCTCGAGCGTGCCACCGAGACCAGCTCCCCGGCCCTGCCGAAAGCGGTCGGTCACACCGCGACCCGCTTCGCCCGTGATCCTTCCGAATTCAACTCCACCCCAACATCATTGACCATCGTTTCCGAGGAGAACCGCTGA
- a CDS encoding WcaF family extracellular polysaccharide biosynthesis acetyltransferase → MTENKFQDLTLFKSPDSQRGRPAWFVQLWWIVDALLVRPTPQFLYAWRRGVLRLFGATIGKGVLIRPGVRVTYPWKLIVGDHCWIGDNAVIYTIDQVTLGDQVVVSQEAYLCAGTHDPRDVSFPVVASPVTIEPECWIAARAFVGPGVRIGRGAVVGACSVVQSDVPPATVVAGFPARAIQKRKPRLRPADSFDKKPNGLRTADTK, encoded by the coding sequence TTGACTGAGAACAAGTTTCAGGATCTGACCCTGTTCAAGTCGCCAGACAGTCAACGAGGACGTCCAGCCTGGTTCGTCCAGTTATGGTGGATAGTCGATGCGTTACTCGTACGTCCCACGCCACAATTCTTGTATGCGTGGCGGCGTGGCGTGCTTCGCCTGTTCGGCGCAACGATCGGGAAGGGTGTCCTGATCCGCCCGGGCGTCCGCGTCACCTATCCATGGAAACTCATTGTGGGAGACCACTGTTGGATCGGCGACAATGCCGTCATCTACACCATTGACCAGGTCACCTTGGGTGATCAGGTCGTTGTCTCCCAAGAGGCATATCTATGCGCTGGCACTCACGACCCTCGTGATGTGTCGTTCCCCGTCGTTGCGTCGCCCGTCACCATAGAACCCGAGTGCTGGATCGCCGCCCGTGCCTTCGTCGGACCTGGCGTACGTATCGGAAGAGGCGCGGTAGTCGGCGCCTGTTCTGTCGTTCAGTCCGACGTCCCACCAGCCACAGTCGTCGCGGGATTCCCAGCTCGCGCCATACAGAAACGCAAGCCACGCCTTCGGCCGGCGGACAGCTTCGACAAAAAACCCAACGGACTACGGACAGCAGACACGAAATGA
- a CDS encoding acyl carrier protein gives MNADELLAALNLPPRSDTNLPFDELGVDSWNLVELRATLETRHGIRLSDEDWLEIESPGDVLRLLR, from the coding sequence ATGAATGCAGATGAGCTACTTGCGGCCCTGAACCTTCCACCGCGATCGGACACCAACTTGCCGTTCGATGAGCTTGGCGTCGACAGCTGGAATCTCGTCGAGTTGCGCGCGACGCTGGAGACACGTCACGGAATCCGGCTCTCCGACGAAGATTGGCTGGAGATCGAGAGCCCGGGCGACGTACTACGGCTACTACGGTGA
- a CDS encoding Pnap_2097 family protein — translation MNRTVKVGMPQMALGCLSENWLLKELGDLHWDTLCSSLKSTSRDLVDSQGRRLYATFVRIRIDLDGTLRDFGEGDEISFCAEMMRFGRSTVQSTIAIQGPKSSGTASLLTTFSVRTRADSNALLKSEPMGDYHDIEAASDISPFFKEYSAVRAEFGRYTGHPQPGPEDTYQINPFVDSNGANLLYFAAYQSISDLLTLRSHPEETNVSTSSRDIYFFRNTDLGDTVYRLPVARILRGSGSVDSAHLLIRSDGQCLAYVNTVKEP, via the coding sequence GTGAACCGAACTGTCAAGGTAGGCATGCCACAGATGGCGTTGGGATGCCTATCCGAGAACTGGCTTCTCAAGGAACTGGGCGATCTGCACTGGGACACGTTGTGTAGTTCACTGAAGAGCACTTCGCGCGATCTGGTCGATTCCCAAGGCCGTCGGCTATACGCAACCTTTGTCCGTATCCGCATCGACCTAGATGGAACTCTCAGGGATTTTGGTGAAGGCGACGAAATCAGCTTCTGCGCCGAGATGATGCGGTTCGGTCGCTCCACAGTCCAGAGTACGATCGCCATCCAGGGCCCGAAATCATCCGGTACAGCGAGCCTTCTGACAACATTCTCAGTGCGTACGAGAGCTGACAGCAATGCCCTTCTGAAGAGCGAGCCAATGGGGGATTACCACGACATTGAGGCTGCCTCAGATATCAGCCCCTTCTTCAAGGAATACTCAGCAGTCCGTGCCGAGTTCGGTCGATACACCGGACACCCTCAGCCGGGCCCCGAGGACACGTACCAGATCAACCCATTCGTAGACTCCAATGGCGCAAACCTGCTCTATTTTGCTGCATACCAAAGTATTTCGGATCTCCTCACATTGAGAAGCCATCCCGAGGAGACAAATGTGTCGACCAGCAGTCGTGACATCTATTTCTTCCGCAACACTGATCTGGGCGACACCGTGTACCGACTGCCGGTGGCACGTATTCTCCGCGGATCGGGCAGCGTAGACAGTGCACACCTTCTCATCCGCTCCGATGGCCAGTGCCTCGCCTATGTGAACACCGTCAAGGAGCCCTGA
- a CDS encoding glycosyltransferase codes for MNILQIVTLVSADGAYGGPVRVAFNQARQLRARGHEVRIVGSYRGYDVPPDCIEGTPVHLSKARTVLPGVGFAGLAAPATFMWMIRNRRTFDVVHVHAARDCVTLPAAALAMLLGKHVVLQTHGMIDRSRRTLARLLDVLLTKRVLRQAAAVLYLTEAERTELLHIQKCCRTEHLANGVPQYGGKLAETAPGDRIEVLYLARLHKRKRPLAFVAAAVELLDEGIPAVFTLVGPDEGELEGVQTSIAVAQRANRIRWEGAAPPSETVRRMQRASIYVLPSVDEPYPMSVLEALSVGLPVVITKSCGLAEMVERTGCGIVVDDSQQSLVAALRSLIEDQERRISMGDKARSTAVREFSMDSVARKLEQLYGREPAVRAP; via the coding sequence ATGAACATCCTCCAGATCGTCACGCTGGTTAGTGCTGATGGCGCGTACGGTGGACCGGTCCGTGTCGCGTTCAACCAGGCACGCCAGCTGCGGGCCCGGGGGCACGAGGTACGGATAGTTGGAAGCTATCGCGGATATGACGTGCCACCGGACTGTATTGAAGGCACACCGGTCCACCTGAGCAAGGCGCGTACCGTCCTACCCGGCGTTGGATTCGCCGGGTTAGCCGCGCCGGCGACGTTCATGTGGATGATCCGGAACCGGCGGACGTTTGATGTTGTGCACGTTCATGCGGCACGGGATTGCGTGACGCTGCCTGCAGCAGCATTAGCCATGCTCCTCGGAAAGCACGTTGTACTTCAGACGCACGGCATGATAGACCGCTCGCGTCGCACCCTGGCCAGGCTTCTGGATGTTCTGCTGACCAAACGTGTGCTTCGTCAAGCTGCCGCAGTGCTGTACCTGACCGAAGCCGAACGAACGGAGCTCCTGCATATACAGAAGTGTTGCCGCACAGAGCACCTCGCCAATGGAGTACCTCAGTACGGTGGCAAACTAGCGGAAACCGCTCCCGGCGACCGCATCGAGGTGCTGTACCTGGCACGTCTACACAAGAGGAAAAGGCCATTAGCGTTCGTCGCCGCCGCAGTTGAGTTGCTCGACGAAGGAATACCCGCGGTGTTCACTCTGGTGGGACCGGACGAGGGTGAACTCGAAGGAGTCCAAACATCGATAGCGGTTGCGCAGCGGGCCAACAGAATTCGGTGGGAGGGCGCCGCACCACCGAGCGAGACTGTTCGCCGAATGCAACGGGCATCCATCTACGTCTTGCCGTCGGTTGACGAGCCATACCCGATGTCAGTTCTGGAGGCTCTGTCGGTCGGACTACCGGTTGTGATCACCAAGAGTTGCGGACTCGCGGAAATGGTGGAGCGGACCGGGTGCGGCATCGTGGTGGACGACAGCCAGCAGTCGTTAGTGGCCGCGTTGCGCAGCCTCATCGAAGATCAGGAACGCCGCATCTCGATGGGTGACAAGGCGAGATCGACTGCGGTGCGCGAGTTCAGCATGGACTCTGTGGCCCGGAAACTTGAGCAACTGTACGGGCGCGAGCCGGCGGTCAGGGCTCCTTGA
- a CDS encoding SGNH/GDSL hydrolase family protein, producing MALVLAGWASYRVPAVAVIGDSYTQGSSQGGVGEYSWPEVAWRLMREQGVRVAPEISAVGGTGYLHKGLTQAAFSDLIKEAVRPDDKVVVIFGGMNDTGEPINEVSIAVRQAFELVHERAPRARLVVIGPVWPGRNPERAVLAVRDVIRAHALNAGAVFVDPIQEGWFTNRPDLIGADHIHPTDAGAVYLAERIAPRITEVLTGTARGR from the coding sequence GTGGCGCTGGTGCTGGCTGGGTGGGCGTCATATCGAGTACCGGCGGTGGCCGTGATCGGGGATTCGTATACGCAGGGGAGCTCTCAAGGCGGGGTTGGTGAATACAGTTGGCCGGAGGTGGCGTGGCGCCTTATGCGAGAGCAAGGCGTAAGGGTTGCGCCTGAAATCAGCGCGGTCGGAGGTACCGGATACCTTCATAAGGGACTGACTCAGGCTGCCTTTTCAGACCTCATCAAGGAGGCCGTCCGACCCGACGACAAGGTGGTGGTCATTTTTGGGGGAATGAATGACACAGGTGAGCCGATCAACGAAGTGTCGATTGCCGTGCGGCAGGCATTCGAACTGGTCCACGAGCGTGCACCACGCGCGAGGCTCGTTGTCATCGGCCCAGTGTGGCCAGGCCGAAACCCCGAGCGTGCAGTTCTGGCTGTGCGCGACGTCATAAGGGCCCACGCGCTAAACGCCGGGGCTGTGTTTGTTGATCCGATTCAGGAGGGATGGTTCACCAATCGACCTGATTTGATCGGCGCGGACCACATTCATCCCACCGACGCCGGTGCCGTTTATCTTGCCGAGCGAATTGCCCCACGGATCACAGAAGTACTGACCGGCACCGCGCGCGGTCGATAG